In a single window of the Amycolatopsis sp. cg5 genome:
- a CDS encoding acyl-CoA dehydrogenase family protein, with product MDLTWSETQVALHERFAVLGEELGDDLDARDREQRFSTSDWARCAAEGVFGLPVPVEYGGLGLDPVTCAYALEGLGRGCLDNGLLIAAGAHIWATQLPILRYGTAEQKRKYLPKLCSGTVIGAHAITEEGSGSDSLSLGTTATVENGHYVLNGRKRFITNAPVAGLFVIYATVNPKLGFTGVTAFLVDADQPGLTVETHYEKTGLRTVPWGELRLENCRIEESAVLGRPKQGGKVFATTMAWERALILAPLLGAMARQIDDCVAHAVTRKQFGQPIGRFQSVANTIVEMRVRLASARLLTYQAASDLLAGTPSDLPEIAQLQTSEAAVRTALDAMGVFGGYGYTTGAGLERHLRDMLGTRVSSGTSDVLRHVLAAKLGLHANGLAS from the coding sequence GTGGATCTCACTTGGAGCGAAACGCAAGTCGCTCTGCACGAGCGGTTCGCCGTGCTCGGCGAAGAATTGGGCGACGATCTCGACGCGCGGGACCGTGAGCAGCGTTTTTCCACGTCAGACTGGGCACGGTGCGCGGCCGAAGGTGTCTTCGGCCTGCCGGTGCCGGTGGAGTACGGCGGCCTCGGGCTCGACCCGGTGACCTGCGCATACGCGCTGGAAGGGCTCGGCAGAGGCTGCCTGGACAATGGTCTGCTGATCGCCGCGGGCGCGCATATCTGGGCGACACAGCTGCCGATACTTCGCTACGGCACGGCTGAGCAAAAACGGAAATACCTACCGAAACTCTGTTCCGGAACTGTGATCGGCGCGCACGCGATCACCGAGGAAGGATCGGGTTCGGACTCGCTCTCGCTCGGCACGACGGCAACCGTCGAAAACGGGCATTACGTCCTCAATGGACGGAAGCGGTTCATCACCAACGCACCCGTCGCCGGGCTTTTCGTGATTTACGCGACAGTGAATCCCAAGCTCGGTTTCACGGGAGTCACCGCGTTCCTGGTCGACGCCGATCAACCAGGCCTGACCGTCGAAACCCACTACGAGAAGACCGGTCTGCGCACCGTTCCTTGGGGTGAATTGAGACTGGAAAATTGCCGGATCGAGGAAAGCGCGGTTCTCGGCAGGCCGAAACAGGGCGGCAAGGTATTCGCGACCACGATGGCGTGGGAACGGGCGTTGATCCTCGCGCCCTTGCTCGGTGCGATGGCCAGGCAGATCGACGACTGCGTCGCGCATGCGGTCACCCGCAAGCAGTTCGGGCAGCCGATCGGCCGATTCCAGTCGGTGGCGAACACGATCGTCGAGATGCGGGTCCGGCTGGCGTCCGCGCGCCTGCTCACCTACCAGGCCGCGTCCGATCTGCTCGCCGGAACACCCTCTGACCTGCCGGAAATCGCGCAGCTGCAGACAAGCGAGGCCGCGGTACGCACCGCGCTGGACGCCATGGGTGTGTTCGGCGGCTACGGCTACACGACCGGCGCGGGCCTCGAACGGCACCTGCGGGACATGCTCGGCACTCGTGTCTCGTCGGGGACATCCGATGTCTTGCGGCACGTGCTGGCGGCCAAACTCGGCCTGCACGCGAACGGGCTGGCGAGCTGA
- a CDS encoding RDD family protein, whose product MSVSSSERSAVESKELLVVRRRDVRRLPSVDQAGLGSLPRGYKRDPRYPSPRRFRQWLAFPIDMLAHVAGAAAVGAAAFAKGMSGGMLILVLFLAFVGFSFADRVFLQRACGATVGKLLTGLCVIRCDTGERPTVRLLIRQWFIGVFMIVASALG is encoded by the coding sequence ATGAGTGTGTCCTCTTCGGAGCGTTCCGCTGTCGAATCCAAGGAGCTGCTGGTCGTGCGGCGCCGCGATGTCCGGCGGTTGCCGTCGGTCGACCAGGCGGGGCTGGGTTCACTTCCGCGTGGGTACAAGCGGGATCCGCGGTATCCGTCGCCGCGCCGGTTCCGGCAGTGGCTGGCGTTCCCGATCGACATGCTCGCCCATGTTGCCGGGGCGGCCGCGGTAGGTGCGGCGGCCTTCGCCAAAGGCATGTCGGGTGGCATGCTGATTTTGGTGCTGTTCCTGGCTTTTGTCGGGTTTTCGTTCGCGGATCGGGTGTTCCTGCAGCGCGCGTGCGGGGCGACGGTCGGCAAGCTGCTCACCGGGTTGTGTGTGATCCGGTGTGACACTGGGGAGCGGCCGACGGTGCGGCTGCTGATCCGGCAGTGGTTCATCGGTGTGTTCATGATCGTGGCCTCAGCGCTGGGATAA
- a CDS encoding DUF1992 domain-containing protein: MTERKPSGMSFESFIDKQIREAIERGEFDDLPGAGKPLPGLDKPHDDQWWIKGYLRREGLTAEALLPESLQLRKEIDRLPETVREFGREEDVRAHVKQLNRRIAEWLRTPTPPHVPLGPVDVDAVTDQWRSVTPVRSAATPRQETPRRRRWWKGRDRGN; encoded by the coding sequence ATGACCGAGCGCAAGCCGTCAGGGATGAGCTTCGAGTCGTTCATCGACAAGCAGATCCGCGAGGCCATCGAGCGTGGCGAGTTCGACGACCTCCCCGGCGCCGGCAAGCCGCTTCCCGGCCTGGACAAGCCGCACGACGACCAGTGGTGGATCAAGGGCTACCTCCGCCGCGAAGGCCTCACGGCCGAAGCATTGCTGCCCGAGTCGCTTCAGCTGCGCAAGGAGATCGACCGCCTCCCCGAGACCGTCCGCGAGTTCGGCCGCGAGGAGGACGTCCGCGCGCACGTCAAACAGCTCAACCGCCGGATCGCCGAGTGGCTCCGGACGCCGACCCCGCCGCACGTCCCGCTGGGCCCGGTCGATGTCGATGCGGTAACCGATCAGTGGCGATCCGTAACCCCCGTCCGGTCTGCCGCGACTCCCCGGCAGGAGACGCCGCGCCGGCGTCGATGGTGGAAGGGGAGAGACCGTGGCAACTGA
- the ligD gene encoding non-homologous end-joining DNA ligase: MAKDSAVELEVGHRTVRISNPDRVYFPARGETKLDLAQYYLAVSDGIVRALAERPCMLHRFPSGVAGEKVHQKRVPNGAPPWLETVRVDFPRYKRHAYELCVTEPASVIWAVQMSTVEFHPWNSRRADTEKPDEWRIDLDPMPDCDFAAVRRVAHVAHEVLDELGAVGWPKTSGGSGLHIYVRIEPRWGFSDVRRAALAFAKEVERRAPDDVTTAWWRKDRDPSKVFVDYNQNARDHTIASAYSVRGVPEALVSTPVRWDEIDDVEPGDCTIATVPARFAKLGDLHAGIDEAVFSLETLLEWADRDCLEAEED, from the coding sequence ATGGCCAAGGATTCCGCGGTGGAGCTCGAGGTCGGGCATCGGACGGTGCGGATCTCGAACCCGGACCGGGTGTACTTCCCGGCGCGCGGCGAGACCAAGCTGGACCTCGCCCAGTACTACCTCGCGGTCAGCGACGGCATCGTGCGCGCGCTGGCCGAGCGGCCCTGCATGCTGCACCGGTTCCCCTCGGGGGTGGCGGGGGAGAAGGTCCACCAGAAGCGGGTCCCGAACGGCGCGCCGCCGTGGCTGGAGACCGTGCGCGTCGACTTCCCCCGGTACAAGCGCCACGCCTACGAGCTGTGCGTGACCGAGCCCGCCAGCGTCATCTGGGCGGTCCAGATGTCCACAGTGGAGTTCCACCCGTGGAACTCCCGCCGCGCCGACACCGAGAAACCCGACGAGTGGCGCATCGACCTCGACCCGATGCCGGACTGCGATTTCGCCGCCGTCCGCCGCGTCGCCCACGTCGCGCACGAGGTCCTCGACGAACTCGGCGCGGTCGGCTGGCCCAAGACCTCCGGCGGCAGTGGTCTGCACATCTACGTCCGCATCGAGCCTCGCTGGGGCTTCAGCGACGTCCGCCGCGCCGCGCTCGCGTTCGCCAAAGAGGTCGAACGGCGTGCGCCCGACGACGTCACCACCGCGTGGTGGCGCAAGGACCGCGACCCGTCGAAGGTCTTCGTCGACTACAACCAGAACGCCCGCGATCACACGATCGCGAGCGCCTACTCGGTTCGCGGCGTGCCTGAGGCGCTGGTCTCGACGCCCGTCCGCTGGGACGAGATCGACGACGTCGAGCCTGGCGACTGCACGATCGCGACCGTGCCCGCGCGGTTCGCGAAGCTCGGTGACCTGCACGCGGGCATCGACGAGGCTGTGTTCTCGCTCGAAACACTGCTCGAATGGGCAGACCGAGACTGCCTCGAAGCCGAAGAGGACTGA
- a CDS encoding EF-hand domain-containing protein, protein MATEFQRRKIANVFTAMDDDGDSYLDETDFEALTGRWVTLRGVTADSPEGAGLRAIMMGWWSTLLAAADRDDKVTLDEVLMVVDQLGGMLDAVTGTAEAMFDAIDENADGEISRGEYRQLIEAWNGTTTDTDEIFGLLDLDGDGHVSRKEFVEHWTEFWAGDDPNAPGTWVFGRF, encoded by the coding sequence GTGGCAACTGAGTTCCAGCGCCGCAAGATCGCCAACGTGTTCACCGCGATGGACGACGACGGGGACTCGTACCTCGACGAGACCGACTTCGAGGCACTGACCGGCCGGTGGGTCACGCTGCGCGGCGTGACGGCCGACTCGCCGGAGGGCGCGGGGCTGCGCGCGATCATGATGGGCTGGTGGTCGACCCTGCTAGCCGCGGCCGACCGCGACGACAAGGTCACCCTCGACGAGGTGCTCATGGTCGTCGACCAGCTCGGCGGCATGCTCGACGCGGTGACCGGCACGGCCGAGGCCATGTTCGACGCGATCGACGAGAACGCCGACGGCGAGATCTCCCGCGGCGAGTACCGCCAGCTCATCGAGGCGTGGAACGGGACGACCACCGACACCGACGAGATCTTCGGCCTGCTCGACCTCGACGGCGACGGGCACGTGTCGCGCAAGGAGTTCGTCGAGCACTGGACCGAGTTCTGGGCGGGCGACGACCCCAACGCACCTGGCACCTGGGTCTTCGGCCGCTTCTAG
- a CDS encoding acyl carrier protein, with product MADVSTADIDVRIKKVMTEVLDLGGPEQLADGNSLYSPLIQLDSMKLVHLIAALEREFGVEIDEEDVLDADLETVGSVLVLVHGVLVD from the coding sequence ATGGCCGACGTCAGTACCGCTGACATCGATGTCCGAATCAAGAAGGTCATGACCGAGGTGCTCGACCTCGGCGGGCCGGAACAACTGGCGGACGGCAATTCGCTGTATTCACCGCTGATCCAGCTTGATTCGATGAAACTCGTGCACCTCATCGCGGCGCTGGAGCGGGAATTCGGCGTCGAAATCGACGAAGAGGACGTGCTGGACGCCGATCTGGAAACGGTCGGCAGTGTGCTCGTGCTCGTCCATGGTGTGCTGGTGGATTGA
- a CDS encoding spherulation-specific family 4 protein codes for MKLRRHLAATAVLLLAIAVSAPGTAAACDERPGTIVPLYSYPTESTWTTLIESKKRYPSVPVIAIVNPASGPGVAPDPEYLTGISRLREAGVIPIGYVTTSYATRTPEAVRAEIDLYKIWYPKLQGMFLDEMSNVEGMEGYYRDLSQYSKKVGFKRTVANPGTSTLRSFVGTVDTLIVYENSGLPASCSTASWQRQHDKGNFAILGYNIADLKESTVDSCTSKVGWVYFTHGGMPNPWDGLPPYLNKLLCYLK; via the coding sequence GTGAAACTCCGAAGACACCTGGCCGCGACGGCGGTACTGCTGCTGGCCATCGCCGTTTCGGCGCCCGGGACCGCGGCGGCGTGCGACGAGCGGCCCGGCACGATCGTCCCGCTCTACAGCTACCCGACCGAGAGCACCTGGACGACGCTGATCGAGTCCAAGAAGCGGTATCCGAGTGTTCCGGTCATCGCGATCGTGAACCCGGCGAGCGGACCCGGCGTCGCGCCCGACCCGGAGTACCTGACCGGCATCAGCAGGCTGCGCGAGGCGGGCGTCATCCCGATCGGCTACGTCACGACGTCGTACGCGACGCGGACGCCGGAGGCCGTGCGCGCCGAGATCGATCTCTACAAGATCTGGTACCCGAAGCTGCAGGGCATGTTCCTCGACGAGATGTCCAATGTGGAGGGAATGGAAGGCTACTACCGCGACCTTTCGCAGTATTCGAAGAAGGTCGGGTTCAAGCGAACTGTCGCCAATCCCGGAACGTCGACGCTGCGCAGCTTCGTCGGCACGGTCGACACGCTGATCGTCTACGAGAACTCCGGCCTGCCCGCCTCGTGCTCGACGGCGAGCTGGCAACGGCAGCACGACAAGGGCAACTTCGCGATACTGGGCTACAACATCGCCGACCTCAAAGAGTCCACAGTGGACTCGTGCACGTCGAAGGTCGGCTGGGTGTACTTCACCCACGGTGGCATGCCGAACCCGTGGGACGGCCTGCCACCCTATCTGAACAAGCTACTTTGCTATCTCAAGTAG
- a CDS encoding amino acid adenylation domain-containing protein, with protein MTLTHYLRESAVRDGDAVAVRYADQSITYRELDERSTAVAAALAAGGVRAGDRVALWLPKTIEAIVAVHAVLKCGAAYVPIDPAMPVKRAETILRDCAVAALVAGPEHAALLDDPPFVLETGEHWADGGDFEPSEVDEDQLAYVLYTSGSTGVPKGVMLTHRNATSFVDWAVAEFAITGQDRLSGHAPLHFDLSILDVFAAAKAGAALVLVPERHKALGTALTKLVHEAGITVWYSVPGALVKMLEAKNNTLLGESKLRTVLFAGEVFPLKHLRSLRNAVPAAGLCNLYGPTETNVCTYHWVTEHDLADDRTVPPPIGKPCPYARAFVEDGELWIGGDSVMAGYWGDPAKTAERFAEIDGVRAYRTGDLVRENDRGEFVFGGRRDHLVKTRGYRVELGEVEAALLRLDGVTEAVCVAVPDDEAGTLIEAYLTGSTVDDQAVRRHCLELLPRYMVPVRFVTLENFPRTANGKVDRQELARSGSR; from the coding sequence ATGACACTCACCCACTACCTGCGCGAAAGCGCCGTACGCGATGGTGACGCCGTCGCCGTGCGCTACGCCGACCAGTCGATCACCTACCGCGAACTCGACGAGCGGAGCACCGCTGTCGCCGCCGCACTCGCCGCCGGCGGTGTCCGTGCCGGTGACCGCGTCGCGCTGTGGCTGCCGAAGACGATCGAAGCGATCGTCGCGGTGCACGCGGTGCTCAAATGCGGCGCGGCGTACGTGCCGATCGATCCGGCCATGCCGGTGAAACGGGCCGAAACCATCCTGCGGGACTGTGCGGTCGCCGCCCTTGTCGCCGGCCCGGAGCATGCCGCGCTGCTCGACGATCCACCGTTCGTGCTGGAGACAGGCGAGCACTGGGCGGACGGGGGTGACTTCGAACCGTCCGAAGTGGACGAGGACCAGCTCGCCTACGTGCTTTACACCTCTGGCTCGACGGGTGTGCCCAAGGGCGTCATGCTCACCCACCGCAACGCGACCTCCTTTGTGGACTGGGCCGTCGCCGAGTTCGCCATCACCGGCCAAGACCGGCTGTCCGGCCACGCGCCACTCCACTTCGATCTGTCCATCTTGGACGTGTTCGCCGCCGCGAAGGCGGGCGCCGCGTTGGTGCTGGTCCCCGAACGCCACAAGGCACTCGGCACCGCGCTCACCAAGCTGGTGCACGAAGCCGGGATCACCGTCTGGTACTCGGTGCCGGGTGCGCTGGTCAAGATGCTGGAAGCCAAGAACAACACGCTGCTCGGCGAGTCCAAGCTGCGGACGGTGCTCTTCGCGGGCGAGGTGTTCCCGCTCAAGCACCTGCGGTCCTTGCGTAACGCCGTCCCCGCGGCCGGGTTGTGCAACCTGTACGGCCCGACCGAGACGAATGTGTGCACCTATCACTGGGTCACCGAGCACGACCTCGCCGATGACCGCACCGTCCCGCCGCCGATCGGCAAGCCTTGTCCGTACGCCCGCGCGTTCGTCGAAGACGGTGAACTGTGGATCGGCGGTGACTCGGTGATGGCCGGTTACTGGGGTGACCCGGCGAAGACGGCCGAGCGATTCGCGGAGATCGACGGGGTCCGCGCCTACCGGACCGGTGACCTGGTCCGCGAGAACGACCGAGGCGAGTTCGTCTTCGGTGGCCGTCGCGACCATCTGGTGAAGACCAGGGGCTATCGGGTCGAACTGGGCGAGGTCGAAGCGGCGCTGCTGCGGCTGGACGGCGTGACGGAGGCCGTGTGCGTCGCGGTGCCGGACGACGAGGCGGGCACGCTGATCGAGGCCTACCTCACCGGCTCCACTGTGGATGATCAGGCGGTGCGCAGGCACTGTCTCGAACTGCTGCCCCGGTACATGGTGCCGGTGCGCTTCGTGACGCTCGAGAACTTCCCGCGAACGGCCAACGGAAAGGTCGACAGGCAGGAATTGGCGCGGTCCGGCTCCAGGTAA